The nucleotide sequence GAGCAAGCTGGCGCAGCGCAACATGCAGTTGCAATGCACGATCCAGGATGGCCAGATCTGGCTGACCGACAGCGTCAACACGGTCTTGATCGACCGCGAACCGGTGAAGCCGGCGCGCTGATTCTGACCGTTAGAAACGCCAAAAGCCCGGAGCGATCCGGGCTTTTGTCATTGCAGGCGCTTACTTCGGTGCACTGCCCAGGCGCTTGATGCTGCTGGAGCGTTGCATGCTGCGGCTGATGCGCGGATCGCCGTAGTAGCTCACCTCGCCCGAGCCGCCTATGCTGATGGTCAAGTCATCCTTGGCCCACACTTCCGCCTCGCCCGAGCCGCCGATGCTTACCTGCACCTCACGCGCGGCCAGGCGGCCTGCCTGGATATTGCCCGAGCCGCCGATCGATGCCGTCAGTTGCTCCGTCTTGCCGCTGGCCTTGAAGTTGCCGCTGCCGCCGATGGCCACGGCCACCTGGCGGCTATCGAGATCGCGCGCGTTGATGGAACCGGAGCCGCCCACGTCGAAGCGCAGATTGTCGGCGCGCAAGCCCGTCGCCGTGATGCTGCCCGAGCCGCCCACGCTGATGCGCTCCACCTGGCGCGCCTGGATGACGATGGTCAGGTTGCTCTGGCGGAAAAACGTATTGCGCCTGGCGGGGCGGATGCGCAGGGTGCCGTTTTCCACCACCGTTTCGATCAGCGGCAGGATATTGTCGTCGGCCTCGATGGTGATGCTGTCCGTGTTGCCAATGCGCAATTCGACCGTGCCCTGCACATTCAGCGCCACGCCATGGAAGCTGCCCACTTCGCGCGTCTGTTTTTGCAGCTTGCCGCTGCCCTGGATACCGTTGCTGGAGATCCAGTCGAGCGGCGACGCCAGCGCCGGCGCCGCCGGGATGGCCAGGGCGCAGACGGCCAGCAGCAGGGCGGCGCCAGCGTGGCGGCGGTGGCGCAGGTGGAAAAGTGGCTGTGTCATTCTTGCTCCCTGTTTTGAATTGGACTGCCTGCATGGTATGCCAGCCGGTGGCGCCTGCGTACCGTGCTGCGACAGACTGCGGCAGCGGCGGCACAGAATGCGGGAGGATGCGACAGGATGGCATGAGGTATCATGCGGGTATTGGACATACGACGACCGGCACGCGCCGGCCACACTACTGGAATTACATGCTGATCATCACCATCAAACAGGGCAAGGAAAAGAGCTTGCTGGGCCAATCGTGGATTTACGCGTCCGCGATTGAAAAAGTCGAAGGCAAGCCGCAGGAAAAAATGAAGCCCGGCTCGACGGCCATCGTGCAAAGCTCGGCCAAGCAGTTCATCGCCCGCGCCGCCTACAATTCGAAGTCGCAGATCCGCGCGCGCATCTGGAGCTTCAAGGAAGACGAACCGGTCGACCACGCGCTGATCAAGCGCAGGGTCAAGGCCGCCATCGAGAAAAAGCTGCCGGCCATCAAGAAGGCGGGCGAGAACCAGCTGTTAACCCTGATCAAGGGCGAAGACGAGGGCTTGCCGGGCCTGGTGGTGCAGCTGTTTGGCGGCGTGCAAGGCTATCTGATCTGCGAATTCAATGCCGGTGGCGTCGATGCGTGGAAAGTGGCCATCGTGCAATCGCTGATGGCGTCCACGGGCTGCGTGAACGTGTATGAGCGTTGCGACGACTTGATGCGCAAGGGCGAAGGCTTGCCCCTGATCGACGGCGCCCTGGCCGGCGAAGAGCCGCCCGATGAAGTCATGCTGACGGACAACGGCGTGCGCTATGCGCTGGATTTGAAGACGGGGCACAAGAGCAAGTTTCGCTGAGAATTGCTGTGGTTCATGAAAAAGCCGGCGCGAGCCGGCTTTTTTCATGCCTGCTACTCCAGCGGCACGCTGCGGTATTTATTGACTTCCAGCGCCGACACCGCCGGCGCGTCATTGCCCCAGGAAGCGCGCAGATACGTCACCACGGCTGCCACCTCGGCGTCATCCATGACGGGGCCGAACGGCGGCATGCCGTAGGGGCGCGGGTTGCCGCTTGTCCCCGGCGCAAAACCGCCGTTGAGCACCAGGCGGATGGCGTTGACGGCCGAGGCCGTCGTCAGCGCGCGGTTGCCGGCCAGCGGCGGGTAGCCGGGCGGCAGGCCCTTGCCGTCGGCCTGGTGGCAGCTTGCGCATTGCGCATCATACAGTTTTGCGCCCAGCGCCAGTTGCTGCCTCGCTTGTTCCGATGTCTCGCGCGGCGCCCGTGGCGCCGCCTGCGCCGGGCCGGGCAAGCTTTTCAGGTACACGGCCATCGCCTGCAGGTCGGTGGTGCCCATGTGTTGCAAGCTTTGCCGCACCACCTCGGCCATGGGGCCGAAGACGGTGGCGCGCGGCGAGACGCCCGTTTGCAGCAATTCCACGATATGCGCCGTGTCCCAGTCACCGAGGCCCGCTTCCGCGTCCGACGTCAGCGAAGGTGCGTACCAGCCCAGCACGGGGATCAGGCCGCCCGACAGGCCGTCGTTGCTGCCGCCCAGGGTGGTGCGGCTGCTATGGCAGGCGCTGCAGTGGCCCAGGCCCTGCACCAGGTAGGCGCCGCGGTTCCATTCCATGCTTTGCGTCGTCAGCGGCTGGTACACGCCCGGCTTGAAGTACAGCGCGCGCCAGGCGGCCAGCGCGATTTGCTGGTTGTAGGGGAAGCGCAGCGCGTGCGGCGCGTTTGCCTGCCTGTGCGGCGGCACGCTCTGAAAGTACGCGTACAGGGCGTCGCTATCTTCGCGCCGCACCTTGGTGTAGCTGGTGTAGGGAAAGGCCGGGTACAGCAAACGGCCATCTTTCGACTTGCCGTTGTGGATGGCGCGCCAGAAATCGTCGGCCGTCCAGCTGCCGATGCCCGTTTCCCTGTCGGCCGTGATGTTGGGCGAGAGCACTTTGCCGAACGGCGTCTGCAAGGCCCGTCCGCCAGCGTACGGCACGCCGCCCCGTGTCGTGTGGCATGCCATGCAGTCGCCCGCCTTGGCCAGGTAGGCGCCGCGCGCGACCAGCTGCTGCTGGCTGAGGGTGCTGGCAGCGGCGGGCGGGCCGATGTCGTCATCCGGGTACAGCAGGAATTTGGCGCTGCCGCCAGCGATTAGCACCAGGCCGGCCGCGATCATCCATTTTTTCATGGCGCCACCTGCGCGCCGGAGCCCGGCACGCCGCCGCAGTGCAGGGGCAAGGGCAGGGCAATGCTGCTGGCGGGACGCGCATCGGCGCTGGCCACCTGCGTGCCGAGCCAGGCCGAGACGGCCCCCACGTCCGCGTCCGACAGGCGCTGCGCGACTTGCGCCATGCAGTCGGGCGCATGGGCGCGGCGGATGCCGTTCTTCCAGGCGCCCAGCTGGGCGTTGATGTAGTCGCGCGGCAAGCCCAGCAAGCCGGGAATGGCAGGCGCCACGCCAGCCAGTTGCTGGCCATGGCAGGCGATGCAGGCCGGGATTTTTTTCGCGCTATCACCTAGCAGCACCAGTTGCTTGCCCCGCGCCAGGGCCGTCGTGCCGGCGCTGCTGGGCTGGGCCGGCGGCGGGGCAGGGTGCTGCGCCGCAAAATAGTCGGCGATCTCGCGCAGGTAATCGTCCGGCAAGTGCTCGACCATGTAATTCATCATCGGATACTGGCGCCTTCCCTCGCGGAAATTGAGCAGCTGGTTGTACAGGTAGCCGGCCGGCTTGCCGGCGATGCGGGGGAAAAAGGCGTCATGGCGCTCTTTTTGCGCATGACAGGCCGTGCAGGCCTTGATGCGCTGTTCCAGGCTGTCGTGGCCCGCTGGCAGGGTGGCCGGTGCGGCCTCCGCCATGCGGGGCAAGGTGCTGGCCAGGACCAGCACCAGCACGAGGGGAGAATGCAGTAGCATGGAAAGTCGCATGGGAAAATAAGCTGTCTCGTCGGTCGGTGATATGCCGGTGTTGCTGCCCGGATGTTGTTACCCTAGCATATACCGGGCACTGTCATTGTGACAGGATCAGTTGTGCAATAAAACTACGGATCAGTTTGAGGAGCAGGGTTGAAACGATATGAGGAATTGGCGGAAGAAATTGCCGCCATGATCAGCACGCAGTTGTTGCTGCCAGGTGATAAATTGCCCTCCGTGCGCCAGCAGCATGCGCGCAGGGGCGTGAGCCCGTCGACGGTGTTCCAGGCGTATTATTTGCTCGAAGCGCGCGGCATGATCGTCTCGCGTCCCCGCTCCGGCTATTACGTGGCGCCGCAGCGCGCCGCGCTGGCGCCAGAGCCGGATAGTTCGCGCCCGCTCGACGCCAGCACCACCGTCGATGTCAGCGACCTCGTCTTCGAGGTGCTGGGCGCCGTCGGTGCGCGCGATATCGTGCCCTTCGGCTCGGCCTTTCCCAGCCCCCATCTGTTCCCGATGGAACGGCTGGCGCGGGCCGTTTCGGCCAGCATGCGCCGCCTCGACCCGTGGAGCACGGTTACGGATTTATCCCTGGGCAATGCAGAATTGCGCCGCCAGATCGCCCTGCGCTATCAGCTTGACGGCGTGCTCGTCTCCAGCGACGACATCGTCATCACGAATGGCGCGCTGGAGGCGCTGAACCTGTGCCTGCAAGCCGTCACGCGGCCCGGCGACACGGTGCTGATCGAGTCACCCAGCTTTTATGCCTGCCTGCAGGCGCTGGAGCGGCTGGAACTCAAGGCCGTCGAGATCGCCACCAGCCCGCGTGACGGCGTCGATCTGGCGGCGCTGGAAGAGTTGTTGCAGCGCCACCAGCCCAAGGCGTGCTGGCTGATGACGAGTTTCCAGAATCCCCTGGGCAGCCTGATGCCGCCGGAAAAGAAGCGCGCGCTGGTGGACCTGCTGGCGCGCCATGGCGTGCCGCTGATCGAAGATGATGTGTATGGCGAGTTGTATTTTGGCAAGCAGCGCCCGGGCCTGACGAAAAGCCATGACAGCGCTGGCCTCGTCATGCATTGCAGTTCGTTCTCCAAGACCCTGGCGCCCGGCTTCCGCCTGGGTTGGGCCGTGGCGGGCCGCTACGCGCGCCAGGTCGAGCGCTTGAAACTGACCACCAGCCTGTCGGCGCCGATCCCGCTACAGATGGCACTGGCCGATTACCTGGCGCAAGGTGGCTACGACCGCCATTTGCGCCAGCTCCGGCTGACGTTGGCGGCACAGCAAAACACCATGCTGCAAGCCATCGCCGTGCATTTTCCGCGCGGCACGCGGGTCACGCGGCCGCAGGGCGGTTATTTTGTCTGGGTGGAAATGCCTGCCGGCGTCGATGCGCTGGCCTTGCACCGCAGCGCGCTGGCGGCAGGCATCAGCATCGCGCCCGGCCCCATTTTTTCCGCCACGCGCGCGTTTCGCCACTGTATCCGCCTCAATTACGGCCACCCGTGGAGTCCGCAGCTGGAAGAGGCCATCGCTACCCTTGGGCGGCTGGCGCTGGCGGCGGCATAGGGGCGCGTGAAAAAAAGTCCCTTGCGCCAGCAAGTGTTTCATTTCAAAAAGAAATATTACTGTTATATTGGTGTATCTATAACTAATGATGGGAATAATAATGGATAACATGCAGCCGGAAGTGGCTCGTACGCAAGATACGACGCTGGCCATCCTGTCCCACGTTGGCGGCCTGTTCACCAGTTGGGTGGCGCCGCTGATCATTTATTTGATCAAGAAAGATGATGCGGATAAATTCTCGGCCGAGAACGCCCGCGAAGCGCTGAATTTCCAGATCACCCTGATCATCTGGTATTTCGCCTGCTTCATCCTGTCGTTCGTGCTGATTGGCCTGTTCCTGTTCTGGGTAGTGGCGCTGGCCAACCTGGTGTGCTCGATCGTCGCGGCAGTCAAAGCCAGCAATGGCATCACTTACCGTTATCCATTGACCTTGCGCCTCGTCAAATAAGGTTGTGCTGGCTGCCGGGTTTCAGCCCGGGCGGCCGGGCAGTGCCAGGAATGCGGCAAAGTCGGGCGCCACCGAGCTGGTGGCGCCTGTTTCGTGCGACCACAGCACGACCACTGCTTCACCGCTCGGCCCCGTTTGCGCATAGTCAAAGCAGTAATAGTCGCCGGTGCCGAACTGGGCAAAGGGCAGCAGCTCACCCGCATCGTTGCCGCCATCCACATTCTCCAGCCATTCCTGCCAGCTTGTGTTGTAGTGGCGTGTTATCGATTCCCAGGTCTTGCGCGCACAGTTCGCGTCGTAGACGGGAAACACGTTCAAGGCGCCCAGCGCGCGGCCATTGTTTTCCAGTAACCATTGCACGTAGGACGCGGGCAGTAGGCGTCCCAGCGTCTGTTCGGCAGCGGTGATCGCTGCCAGGCTGGTGCCGATGGATTTGTTCTTGCTCATGCTGCAGGGCGGCGCGCCGGCTCAGGCGGTAATAGGCGGCGTGGCCGGTGGCGTGCTGGCACGCGGCGCTTTTTGTGGCGCTACCTTGCCACCGTCGGCGATCCAGCGGCGGTACACGCGCAGGGCCACTTGCGCATCGTCGGCGGCATACAGGATCTGCTTTTCCGTCAGGCGCGACGTAGCCCAGTTGGTGGTGGAGATCTTTTTCGACTTCTGCAGGTGCAGGCCGAAGAATTTGGCCACGGCCGTCTTGGCGCCCAGATCGTTGCGCTGGCCGCCGCGCAGGGCGACAGACAGGTCCAGCACTTGCGCTGGAACAATGCCCAGCTTGTTGCGCAGGCGCTTGACGTCGTCGGACAGGCCAAAGCCCACCTTCAGGGTGGTGGTCGATTCGAGGATGGCTTTCAGTTCGGCCAGGGGCGGCGTGGCGCCCACCTGGAACAGGTAGGCAATCTCGTCGGTGGCCAGCTGGATCAGGTGTGGCCCCGTGGAGGACTCGCCCTTGACGAACGTCGGCTTCGATTCCGTATCGAAGCCGATGGCGTCCGCTGCCAGCAGGGCGGCCATGGCTGCCCTGGCGTCGTCACTGGTGCGTACCAGCTTGACATGGTCGAGTGCAATGCCTTGATAGGGGGGCAATGGCGGTGCGGCAGCTGTATCCATGAAACCGGATCAACCTTTGCGCGAGAATTTCGCGGTCAGCTGATTCAGTTTTTCCAGGCGCAAACGGTTCGCTTCTTCGGCGGCAGCCGCGTCGCGCTCGGCTTTCTTGCGCTCGGCTTCCTTCTTGAAGCGCTGCTGCAGTACTTGCGTGGCGTGGTCGCGGTGGGTTTGCGTCACTTCCGCGCCGGCGGTGCCGTCGAGGTCGTAGCGGATCTTGGCTTTTTCCATCACGCGCAGGTAGCGCAGCGAACCCGTGTGGATGCCCAGCGCCGTGCGCATCAGCTTGCGGTCCAGATCTGGCAGGCGCGCCAGGATCTGCTTGTCGATACCGATCGACAAGGGCAGGCAATCGCGGAATGGCGGGAATTGCTCCTGGAACTGCTTCAGCAGGGCGCGCGCGGTCAGGCCGGCAGGTGCCGGCGTGGTTGCTGCGGCCGGTGCCGCCGCTGGGGCTGCATCGACTGGCGTGTCAGGAGTGGTGGCTTGCTGGTCTGGCGTGGAGCTGGTCATCGACATCATTGGTTGGGCTATAAAAGGGGAGCATAGCACGCGCCACAGGCAAGTGCATTGTCTTTTTTGGCAACTTGCACAGAGATAAGCGGGCCCGGACTACAGTGTGCGCAGCGCGAAATGCGGGAAATGTGTATAATGTCGGCTTGCGCTGATGACTGGACCCCGTATTTGACGGTCTGGCTCAGGTGTGCAGGGGATAGGAGCAGTGCGGTGCAGGGCCATCATTATTGATATTTTTGATATCAGATATTTTGCTTATCAATTATCCAGATAACTGGCCTTCGTGCATAATCTTGCTCTCCGCTGTGTCTTCACTGAACAACAATAGATTCAAGCCCGTTCTGGTACGGGCTTTTTTTCATTCCGCAATGTACATCGCTTATTTATCTGATCCGGCTTCGGCCCCGCCGCTCTCGTTGCGGGATGCGCGGGCTTTGAGCGCCCCGATAGACAGGCGCCGCTGCCTTTGACGGCAGCCGCAACAACACGCTCCATCGAGTCCGGTTTCGCAGGCTTAGGTGGAATCATTCACTTCGCGCCGACACCATCTGGTCTCGCATTAAGAGATATCTCATGAAGAATACGCCAAAAACTTTA is from Janthinobacterium sp. 61 and encodes:
- a CDS encoding 3'-5' exonuclease, with translation MDTAAAPPLPPYQGIALDHVKLVRTSDDARAAMAALLAADAIGFDTESKPTFVKGESSTGPHLIQLATDEIAYLFQVGATPPLAELKAILESTTTLKVGFGLSDDVKRLRNKLGIVPAQVLDLSVALRGGQRNDLGAKTAVAKFFGLHLQKSKKISTTNWATSRLTEKQILYAADDAQVALRVYRRWIADGGKVAPQKAPRASTPPATPPITA
- a CDS encoding DUF4870 domain-containing protein, whose product is MDNMQPEVARTQDTTLAILSHVGGLFTSWVAPLIIYLIKKDDADKFSAENAREALNFQITLIIWYFACFILSFVLIGLFLFWVVALANLVCSIVAAVKASNGITYRYPLTLRLVK
- a CDS encoding PLP-dependent aminotransferase family protein: MKRYEELAEEIAAMISTQLLLPGDKLPSVRQQHARRGVSPSTVFQAYYLLEARGMIVSRPRSGYYVAPQRAALAPEPDSSRPLDASTTVDVSDLVFEVLGAVGARDIVPFGSAFPSPHLFPMERLARAVSASMRRLDPWSTVTDLSLGNAELRRQIALRYQLDGVLVSSDDIVITNGALEALNLCLQAVTRPGDTVLIESPSFYACLQALERLELKAVEIATSPRDGVDLAALEELLQRHQPKACWLMTSFQNPLGSLMPPEKKRALVDLLARHGVPLIEDDVYGELYFGKQRPGLTKSHDSAGLVMHCSSFSKTLAPGFRLGWAVAGRYARQVERLKLTTSLSAPIPLQMALADYLAQGGYDRHLRQLRLTLAAQQNTMLQAIAVHFPRGTRVTRPQGGYFVWVEMPAGVDALALHRSALAAGISIAPGPIFSATRAFRHCIRLNYGHPWSPQLEEAIATLGRLALAAA
- a CDS encoding SMI1/KNR4 family protein; translated protein: MSKNKSIGTSLAAITAAEQTLGRLLPASYVQWLLENNGRALGALNVFPVYDANCARKTWESITRHYNTSWQEWLENVDGGNDAGELLPFAQFGTGDYYCFDYAQTGPSGEAVVVLWSHETGATSSVAPDFAAFLALPGRPG
- a CDS encoding cytochrome c, which codes for MKKWMIAAGLVLIAGGSAKFLLYPDDDIGPPAAASTLSQQQLVARGAYLAKAGDCMACHTTRGGVPYAGGRALQTPFGKVLSPNITADRETGIGSWTADDFWRAIHNGKSKDGRLLYPAFPYTSYTKVRREDSDALYAYFQSVPPHRQANAPHALRFPYNQQIALAAWRALYFKPGVYQPLTTQSMEWNRGAYLVQGLGHCSACHSSRTTLGGSNDGLSGGLIPVLGWYAPSLTSDAEAGLGDWDTAHIVELLQTGVSPRATVFGPMAEVVRQSLQHMGTTDLQAMAVYLKSLPGPAQAAPRAPRETSEQARQQLALGAKLYDAQCASCHQADGKGLPPGYPPLAGNRALTTASAVNAIRLVLNGGFAPGTSGNPRPYGMPPFGPVMDDAEVAAVVTYLRASWGNDAPAVSALEVNKYRSVPLE
- a CDS encoding ProQ/FINO family protein, with amino-acid sequence MMSMTSSTPDQQATTPDTPVDAAPAAAPAAATTPAPAGLTARALLKQFQEQFPPFRDCLPLSIGIDKQILARLPDLDRKLMRTALGIHTGSLRYLRVMEKAKIRYDLDGTAGAEVTQTHRDHATQVLQQRFKKEAERKKAERDAAAAEEANRLRLEKLNQLTAKFSRKG
- a CDS encoding head GIN domain-containing protein yields the protein MTQPLFHLRHRRHAGAALLLAVCALAIPAAPALASPLDWISSNGIQGSGKLQKQTREVGSFHGVALNVQGTVELRIGNTDSITIEADDNILPLIETVVENGTLRIRPARRNTFFRQSNLTIVIQARQVERISVGGSGSITATGLRADNLRFDVGGSGSINARDLDSRQVAVAIGGSGNFKASGKTEQLTASIGGSGNIQAGRLAAREVQVSIGGSGEAEVWAKDDLTISIGGSGEVSYYGDPRISRSMQRSSSIKRLGSAPK
- a CDS encoding SAM-dependent methyltransferase: MLIITIKQGKEKSLLGQSWIYASAIEKVEGKPQEKMKPGSTAIVQSSAKQFIARAAYNSKSQIRARIWSFKEDEPVDHALIKRRVKAAIEKKLPAIKKAGENQLLTLIKGEDEGLPGLVVQLFGGVQGYLICEFNAGGVDAWKVAIVQSLMASTGCVNVYERCDDLMRKGEGLPLIDGALAGEEPPDEVMLTDNGVRYALDLKTGHKSKFR
- a CDS encoding c-type cytochrome, whose protein sequence is MLLHSPLVLVLVLASTLPRMAEAAPATLPAGHDSLEQRIKACTACHAQKERHDAFFPRIAGKPAGYLYNQLLNFREGRRQYPMMNYMVEHLPDDYLREIADYFAAQHPAPPPAQPSSAGTTALARGKQLVLLGDSAKKIPACIACHGQQLAGVAPAIPGLLGLPRDYINAQLGAWKNGIRRAHAPDCMAQVAQRLSDADVGAVSAWLGTQVASADARPASSIALPLPLHCGGVPGSGAQVAP